A window of the Euzebya pacifica genome harbors these coding sequences:
- a CDS encoding sodium:calcium antiporter — protein MTSPSWALGWAIAALLLSGGVLVTAGVRLTKVVDDLADRLGIGEAMAGAVLLGAATSLPGLVTTVVGAVSGDAGFAVSNAVGGIAAQTTFLAIADMAYRRTNLEHAAASVPNMVQALVLTSLIGVVLAATGSPEVTVLGIHPATVLLVGLYVYGLSLARRAHRAPMWEPARTEDTVVDEPDEEGLDASTRRLGVEFGVLALVVGATGWVVATAGLSIAAGTGLSGSLVGALFTSVITSLPELVTVVTAVRIGALTLAVSDIIGGNTFDVLFVAAADVATREGSVYHLADTRAVFLMALTVVMTAVLAAGMLEREERHIGFEGVGILLLYSLGVVSLIVLG, from the coding sequence CACCGCCGGTGTGCGGCTGACCAAGGTCGTCGACGACCTTGCCGATCGCCTCGGCATCGGTGAGGCGATGGCCGGGGCGGTGCTCCTTGGCGCCGCCACGTCCCTGCCCGGCCTGGTCACCACCGTCGTCGGTGCGGTGTCCGGCGATGCCGGGTTCGCGGTCTCCAACGCCGTGGGTGGTATCGCCGCGCAGACGACGTTCCTCGCGATCGCTGACATGGCCTACCGCCGCACCAACCTCGAGCACGCCGCCGCCTCGGTACCCAACATGGTCCAGGCGCTGGTGCTGACCAGCCTCATCGGGGTGGTGCTGGCCGCCACCGGGAGCCCCGAGGTGACCGTGCTGGGCATCCACCCGGCCACGGTCCTGCTCGTGGGCCTATACGTCTACGGCCTGTCCCTGGCAAGGCGTGCCCATCGCGCACCGATGTGGGAGCCCGCACGAACCGAGGACACCGTCGTCGACGAACCCGACGAGGAGGGCCTCGACGCCTCGACCCGTCGGCTGGGTGTCGAGTTCGGTGTCCTCGCGTTGGTCGTGGGCGCCACGGGCTGGGTCGTGGCGACGGCCGGTCTGTCGATCGCGGCAGGAACCGGTCTGTCCGGCTCGCTGGTCGGTGCGCTGTTCACCAGCGTCATCACCTCCCTCCCCGAGCTCGTCACGGTCGTGACCGCCGTGCGCATCGGGGCGTTGACCCTCGCCGTCAGCGACATCATCGGTGGCAACACCTTCGACGTGTTGTTCGTCGCCGCCGCCGACGTGGCGACGCGCGAGGGATCGGTCTATCACCTGGCCGACACCCGGGCGGTCTTCCTGATGGCGCTGACGGTCGTGATGACCGCGGTCCTCGCCGCCGGGATGCTCGAGCGAGAGGAACGCCACATCGGCTTCGAGGGCGTCGGCATCCTCCTCCTCTACTCCCTCGGTGTGGTGTCGCTGATCGTGCTGGGCTGA
- the ggt gene encoding gamma-glutamyltransferase, with translation MARTSVSRVLVLAVVLLVGLQPGLAVAAEGSQYQPVVRGHGGVVATESFAAGQVGRDVLDAGGTAVDAAIATVFALNVARPQSCGIGGGGFAVVHQIDGEVAALDFRETAPAAVTPDTFGGLGLYQAFTGHTTVGVPGTVAGLWALHQRFGTVDWADLVAPAEGLARDGVEVPQSLSEAMAVAAPRLRLFPAAAEQFLVGGLTPYPPGATLVQPDLADTLALTAEDGPPAFYTGPIAERIVADMADNAGAYPGDDGLMTAEDLAGYEAKFREPLVADYRGNTVLAMPPPTSGGIAVVEMLNILENFDLTAAGQSSADHLHLVAEAQKIAWADRGAYVADSDFVDVPVDLLTSQAYADQRAAEIDLDSAGSYEPADLEGDPPADGVDNNPMGNTTHLSVIDAAGNVIALTCTIEQAFGSAVVAPGTGFLLNNELTDFSGAGTANEPGPGKRPRSSISPTIVLRDGRPVMAVGAAGGATIIMGSHQAVVNVLDFGLDIAQAIDAERLDASTADMQLENVRVPFDVQAELIGRGHQIVPNGEYGALPRVQAIGVDATTREHLGTSDSRTDQATYAQESVVLRAAGPDRVATAVAISQQTFGRAGTVVLAAGLIDALAGGPLAFAEGAPLLLTGPDALDDRVLAEFERLDAERVMVLGGEAAVSRAVTDALDAAGLSVDRVAGPDRFATAAAIAERLGGDEAFVASGRAPADALSVGPLAAITGQPILLVERDSVPAVTAAALEGRSATTVVGGTAVVDEGVERALPNPTRLAGVDRFATNDAVLAASVDAGLRTVRRWIAAGGATADALAAGPAVAADGATLLLLDPTDPLRGLEDTQRVTLLGGSAAIPDALEETIRAALRDAGEE, from the coding sequence ATGGCACGAACGTCCGTCAGTCGCGTCCTCGTCCTCGCCGTGGTCCTGCTGGTCGGGCTGCAACCCGGCCTGGCGGTGGCCGCGGAGGGCAGCCAGTACCAGCCGGTCGTCCGTGGCCACGGCGGGGTCGTGGCGACCGAGTCCTTCGCCGCCGGACAGGTCGGGAGGGACGTCCTGGACGCCGGGGGCACGGCCGTCGACGCGGCGATCGCCACCGTGTTCGCCCTCAACGTCGCCCGTCCCCAGTCGTGCGGCATCGGGGGCGGCGGGTTCGCGGTCGTCCACCAGATCGACGGCGAGGTGGCCGCGCTGGACTTCCGCGAGACCGCACCCGCGGCCGTCACCCCGGACACCTTCGGTGGCCTCGGGCTGTACCAGGCGTTCACCGGCCACACGACCGTCGGCGTGCCCGGCACCGTGGCCGGCCTCTGGGCCCTCCACCAGCGGTTCGGGACCGTCGACTGGGCCGACCTCGTCGCCCCGGCCGAGGGCCTGGCGCGAGATGGGGTCGAGGTGCCCCAGTCGCTGTCGGAGGCCATGGCGGTCGCGGCCCCTCGCCTGCGTCTGTTCCCTGCCGCTGCCGAGCAGTTCCTCGTCGGCGGCCTGACCCCGTACCCGCCCGGGGCGACGCTGGTCCAGCCCGACCTGGCCGACACCCTCGCCCTGACAGCCGAGGACGGACCGCCCGCGTTCTACACCGGACCGATCGCCGAGCGCATCGTGGCCGACATGGCCGACAACGCCGGTGCCTACCCCGGCGACGACGGCTTGATGACCGCCGAGGACCTGGCCGGCTACGAGGCGAAGTTCCGCGAGCCCCTCGTCGCCGACTACCGCGGCAACACGGTCCTGGCCATGCCGCCGCCCACCTCGGGCGGGATCGCGGTGGTCGAGATGCTCAACATCCTGGAGAACTTCGACCTGACCGCGGCCGGGCAGTCCAGCGCAGATCACCTGCACCTGGTCGCGGAGGCCCAGAAGATCGCGTGGGCCGACCGCGGTGCCTACGTCGCCGACAGCGACTTCGTGGACGTCCCCGTCGACCTGCTGACCAGCCAGGCCTACGCCGACCAGCGCGCCGCCGAGATCGACCTCGACAGCGCCGGCAGCTACGAGCCGGCTGACCTCGAGGGGGACCCGCCGGCGGACGGCGTGGACAACAACCCGATGGGCAACACCACCCACCTGTCGGTCATCGACGCGGCCGGCAACGTGATCGCCCTGACGTGCACGATCGAGCAGGCCTTCGGGTCCGCGGTCGTCGCCCCGGGAACCGGCTTCCTGCTGAACAACGAGCTGACCGACTTCTCCGGCGCCGGCACCGCCAACGAACCCGGACCCGGCAAGCGGCCCCGCTCCTCCATCTCCCCGACGATCGTCCTGCGTGACGGCCGCCCGGTGATGGCCGTCGGCGCCGCCGGCGGGGCGACCATCATCATGGGCTCCCACCAGGCGGTCGTGAACGTCCTCGACTTCGGCCTCGACATCGCCCAGGCGATCGACGCCGAACGCCTCGACGCCAGCACGGCGGACATGCAGCTGGAGAACGTCCGGGTCCCCTTCGACGTCCAGGCCGAGCTGATCGGCCGCGGACACCAGATCGTGCCCAACGGCGAGTACGGGGCCCTCCCCCGCGTGCAGGCCATCGGTGTCGACGCGACGACCCGCGAGCACCTCGGCACCAGCGACTCCCGGACCGACCAGGCCACCTACGCCCAGGAATCGGTGGTGCTCCGGGCCGCTGGGCCCGACCGGGTCGCCACGGCGGTCGCGATCAGCCAGCAGACGTTCGGCCGGGCGGGGACGGTTGTCCTGGCGGCCGGGTTGATCGACGCGCTGGCCGGCGGGCCCTTGGCCTTCGCCGAGGGGGCGCCGCTCCTGCTGACCGGCCCCGACGCCCTCGACGATCGGGTCCTCGCCGAGTTCGAGCGGCTGGACGCCGAACGGGTCATGGTCCTGGGCGGCGAGGCCGCGGTGTCGCGCGCCGTGACCGACGCCCTCGATGCGGCCGGCCTGTCGGTCGACCGTGTCGCCGGTCCGGACCGCTTCGCCACGGCGGCGGCCATCGCCGAACGGCTCGGTGGCGACGAGGCGTTCGTGGCCAGCGGCCGCGCCCCGGCCGATGCACTGTCCGTCGGGCCGCTCGCCGCGATCACCGGTCAGCCCATCCTCCTGGTGGAGCGGGACTCGGTCCCGGCCGTCACGGCCGCCGCGCTGGAGGGGCGGAGCGCCACCACCGTGGTCGGTGGTACGGCTGTCGTCGACGAGGGGGTCGAGCGTGCGCTGCCGAACCCGACGCGCCTGGCCGGCGTCGATCGGTTCGCCACCAACGACGCCGTGCTGGCCGCCAGCGTCGACGCCGGCCTGCGCACCGTCCGTCGCTGGATCGCTGCGGGAGGGGCCACGGCCGACGCGCTGGCCGCAGGCCCGGCCGTGGCGGCCGACGGGGCGACGTTGCTGCTGCTCGACCCCACCGACCCCCTCCGCGGGCTGGAGGACACCCAGCGGGTCACCCTCCTCGGCGGCAGCGCCGCGATCCCCGACGCCCTGGAGGAGACGATCCGCGCCGCCCTGCGAGACGCGGGGGAGGAGTAG
- a CDS encoding IS30 family transposase, producing MVRSRAKGEKRWLRLPDEVRAEVIRRARAGQGRRQILEEVDISVGSFLNVLKPFGGVLRAELATDPSPHRLSLDDRVEIRLGIGRGETYQAIADRVGRHKSSVWREVDRNGGREAYRPMLAHKRAHEQARRAKPTKLASCAELAGLVEHGLRRLWSPQQIAADLKERFGDDESMTVSHETIYKSLYVQGRGELRRELTSCLRTGRAKRVPSGRSPRPRMHDMVMISERPAEVEDRAVPGHWEGDLIIGKDGKSAVGTLVERSTRYVMLMHLDGDRTAATVRDAMTTAITGLPEHLRRSITWDQGIEMAEHVQFTIDTDVPVYFCDPHSPWQRGSNENTNGLLRQYMPKGTDLSVHTQANLNDFAESLNTRPRQTLGWKTPAAQLAQLVAPTG from the coding sequence ATGGTGAGGTCGAGGGCCAAGGGTGAGAAGCGGTGGTTGCGGTTGCCTGATGAGGTGCGGGCGGAGGTGATCCGTCGGGCACGAGCCGGTCAGGGCCGCCGGCAGATCCTTGAGGAGGTCGACATCTCCGTGGGCAGCTTCCTCAACGTGCTCAAGCCGTTCGGTGGGGTGTTGCGGGCAGAGCTTGCGACTGATCCCTCACCGCACCGGTTGTCGCTTGATGATCGGGTGGAGATCCGGTTGGGGATCGGTCGGGGCGAGACCTATCAGGCCATCGCCGATCGGGTCGGCCGGCACAAGTCCTCGGTGTGGCGCGAGGTGGACCGCAACGGTGGCCGTGAGGCCTACCGGCCGATGCTTGCCCACAAGCGTGCCCACGAGCAGGCACGGCGGGCCAAGCCGACCAAGCTCGCCAGCTGCGCGGAGCTGGCCGGCCTCGTCGAGCACGGCCTGCGCAGACTGTGGTCGCCCCAGCAGATCGCTGCAGATCTCAAGGAGCGGTTCGGCGACGATGAGTCGATGACGGTGTCACACGAGACGATCTACAAGTCGCTGTACGTCCAGGGGCGGGGCGAGCTGCGACGCGAGCTGACGTCGTGCCTGCGGACCGGTCGGGCCAAGCGGGTCCCCTCCGGTCGGTCTCCCCGGCCACGCATGCACGACATGGTGATGATCAGCGAGCGGCCCGCGGAGGTGGAGGACCGTGCCGTGCCCGGTCACTGGGAGGGCGACCTGATCATCGGCAAGGACGGCAAGTCCGCGGTGGGCACCCTTGTGGAGCGCTCCACGCGCTACGTGATGCTGATGCACCTCGATGGCGACCGGACCGCCGCGACGGTGCGCGATGCCATGACCACCGCGATCACCGGGCTGCCCGAGCACCTGCGGCGGTCCATCACCTGGGACCAGGGCATCGAGATGGCCGAGCACGTCCAGTTCACCATCGACACCGACGTGCCCGTCTACTTCTGCGACCCCCACTCGCCCTGGCAACGCGGTTCCAACGAGAACACCAACGGGTTGCTGCGCCAGTACATGCCCAAGGGCACCGACCTGTCAGTCCACACCCAAGCGAACCTCAACGACTTCGCCGAGAGCCTCAACACCCGCCCCCGACAAACCCTCGGCTGGAAGACACCAGCCGCCCAACTCGCCCAACTTGTTGCACCCACCGGTTGA
- a CDS encoding (2Fe-2S) ferredoxin domain-containing protein yields MSADDETLTARARKARVDSMQRHVLVCTAGDCPSGEAVATAMKHGVALAGARDRIGVLETLCTSICKGDGATVVVYPEGTWYGSVDVELAERIVAEHLLDGQEISDEVFLRNPLGDPPSR; encoded by the coding sequence ATGTCCGCCGACGACGAGACCCTCACCGCACGTGCCCGGAAGGCGCGCGTGGACTCCATGCAGCGACACGTGCTGGTCTGCACGGCGGGCGACTGCCCGTCGGGCGAGGCGGTTGCCACGGCGATGAAGCACGGCGTCGCCCTCGCCGGGGCACGGGATCGGATCGGCGTGCTCGAGACCCTCTGCACCAGCATCTGCAAGGGCGACGGCGCCACCGTGGTCGTCTACCCCGAGGGCACCTGGTACGGCTCCGTCGACGTCGAACTGGCCGAGCGCATCGTGGCCGAGCACCTCCTCGACGGGCAGGAGATCAGCGACGAGGTGTTCCTCCGCAACCCCTTGGGGGACCCACCTTCACGCTGA
- a CDS encoding thiamine-binding protein, protein MIVAFSISPTAGDDDGGVSAAVAEAVRVVRESGLPNETNAMFTNIEGEWDEVMAVVKRAVDVVAATSPRVGLVLKADIRPGHEGQLAAKVQRIEEHLDGTG, encoded by the coding sequence ATGATCGTGGCGTTCAGCATCTCCCCAACCGCCGGCGACGACGACGGCGGGGTGTCAGCGGCTGTGGCCGAGGCCGTCCGGGTCGTCCGCGAGTCGGGCCTGCCGAACGAGACCAACGCCATGTTCACCAACATCGAGGGGGAGTGGGACGAGGTGATGGCCGTGGTCAAGCGTGCCGTCGACGTCGTCGCCGCCACCTCACCGCGGGTCGGGCTGGTCCTCAAGGCCGACATCCGCCCCGGGCACGAGGGCCAGCTGGCCGCCAAGGTCCAGCGCATCGAGGAGCACCTCGACGGCACCGGCTGA
- a CDS encoding zinc-binding dehydrogenase, whose amino-acid sequence MRAAVLTEHGGPDAIEVRDVVVPQPRTGEVLVRVAAAAINNTDLWSREGAYGSAEDADAVAGWRGVPLDFPRIQGGDAVGRIVAIGPGGDRGSVGQRVLIDPAWFDDAGELQAFLGSERDGAFAEYVVVDASHAHDVSDSPLSDAQLACLPTAYGTAMGMLERAGVAAGQVLLVTGASGGVGTALVQLGAARGAEVVAVTSAGHADAVRTAGAHHLVLRGEGDLGDAVREVLEGRGVDVVADVVGGPAFGQVLGTLSPGGSLVIAGAIAGPNVQLDLRQLYLPNRRIIGSTLHTPEQFAALVQAARDASVLPSVAEEYPLAEIHAAQARFARGDFEGKLVIVP is encoded by the coding sequence ATGCGCGCCGCGGTCCTGACCGAGCACGGCGGCCCCGACGCCATCGAGGTCCGCGACGTCGTCGTCCCGCAACCCCGGACCGGTGAGGTGCTGGTCCGAGTGGCGGCTGCGGCGATCAACAACACCGACCTGTGGTCAAGGGAGGGTGCTTACGGCAGCGCCGAGGACGCGGATGCGGTCGCTGGCTGGCGGGGTGTGCCGTTGGACTTCCCTCGCATCCAGGGTGGTGACGCGGTCGGCCGCATCGTGGCAATCGGCCCGGGCGGCGACCGGGGGAGCGTTGGCCAACGGGTCCTGATCGACCCCGCGTGGTTCGACGACGCCGGTGAACTCCAGGCGTTCCTCGGATCAGAACGCGACGGGGCGTTCGCGGAGTACGTGGTGGTCGATGCCAGCCACGCCCACGACGTGAGCGACAGCCCGCTGTCGGACGCGCAGCTCGCCTGCCTGCCGACCGCCTACGGGACCGCCATGGGGATGCTGGAGCGCGCCGGGGTCGCGGCCGGCCAGGTGCTGCTGGTGACCGGTGCGTCCGGCGGGGTCGGAACGGCGCTGGTCCAGCTCGGTGCGGCGCGTGGGGCCGAGGTCGTCGCCGTCACCAGCGCCGGTCACGCCGACGCGGTGCGGACGGCGGGCGCGCACCACCTCGTCCTGCGGGGCGAGGGCGACCTCGGGGATGCCGTCCGCGAGGTGCTGGAGGGCCGCGGTGTGGACGTCGTCGCCGACGTGGTCGGCGGGCCGGCGTTCGGGCAGGTGCTCGGCACCCTGTCCCCCGGCGGGTCCCTGGTGATCGCCGGGGCCATCGCCGGCCCGAACGTGCAGCTCGACCTGCGCCAGCTGTACCTGCCGAACCGCCGGATCATCGGCTCGACGCTGCACACCCCGGAGCAGTTCGCCGCGCTGGTCCAGGCGGCCCGGGACGCCTCGGTCCTCCCGTCGGTGGCAGAGGAGTACCCGCTGGCGGAGATCCACGCGGCCCAGGCGCGGTTCGCCCGGGGCGACTTCGAGGGCAAGCTGGTCATCGTCCCCTGA
- the sqr gene encoding type III sulfide quinone reductase, selenoprotein subtype — translation MGKLLVLGAGTAGTMVANKLRQQLTDDWTITIVDQDDTHHYQPGYLMLPFGTYTPKQIVRRRSRFIGDGIDLRFGTADRIDTERSVVEMRGGETLPYDQLVIATGAGIHPEETPGMMEEEWQRSVFDFYSLEGATALRDKLKTFTGGRLVVHITEMPIKCPVAPLEFAFLADDHFTERGIRDAVDITYVTPLDGAFTKPVASTHLGGMLSDRNINLETDFMVERIDNDAKALVSYDEREIPFDLLVTVPLHMGAEFVGRSGLGDELRFVKVDKHTLQAVGHDNIFALGDASNIPASKAGSVAHFAAEIFTENFLDHIAGRPMAKSFDGHANCFVESGAGKGLLIDFNYDTQPLPGTYPLAGVGPLALLKESRLNHIGKLAFRWIYWHMLLPGRRLPVPALMSMRGKLPAPEIPQTTGETFAQPQKERTP, via the coding sequence ATGGGCAAGCTCCTCGTACTCGGTGCGGGCACGGCGGGAACGATGGTCGCCAACAAGCTGCGGCAGCAGCTGACCGACGACTGGACCATCACGATCGTCGATCAGGACGACACGCACCACTACCAGCCGGGCTACCTGATGCTGCCCTTCGGCACCTACACGCCGAAGCAGATCGTGCGTCGTCGTTCCCGGTTCATCGGCGACGGCATCGACCTGCGGTTCGGCACGGCCGACCGAATCGACACCGAACGGTCCGTGGTCGAGATGCGGGGTGGCGAGACGCTGCCCTACGACCAGCTGGTCATCGCCACCGGCGCGGGCATCCACCCCGAGGAGACCCCCGGGATGATGGAGGAGGAGTGGCAGCGGTCGGTCTTCGACTTCTACTCCCTCGAGGGCGCGACGGCGCTGCGCGACAAGCTGAAGACCTTCACCGGTGGACGGCTGGTCGTCCACATCACGGAGATGCCGATCAAGTGCCCGGTGGCGCCGCTGGAGTTCGCATTCCTCGCCGACGACCACTTCACCGAACGGGGCATCCGCGACGCGGTCGACATCACCTATGTCACCCCGCTCGACGGGGCGTTCACCAAGCCGGTCGCCTCAACGCACCTCGGCGGCATGCTCAGCGACCGCAACATCAACCTCGAGACCGACTTCATGGTCGAACGGATCGACAACGACGCCAAGGCGCTGGTGTCCTACGACGAACGCGAGATCCCCTTCGACCTGCTGGTCACCGTCCCCCTCCACATGGGCGCGGAGTTCGTGGGCCGCAGCGGCCTGGGTGACGAGCTGCGCTTCGTCAAGGTCGACAAGCACACCCTGCAGGCCGTCGGGCACGACAACATCTTCGCGCTCGGCGACGCCTCGAACATCCCCGCATCCAAGGCCGGGTCGGTCGCGCACTTCGCCGCGGAGATCTTCACGGAGAACTTCCTCGACCACATCGCGGGTCGCCCGATGGCGAAGTCCTTCGACGGCCACGCCAACTGCTTCGTGGAGTCCGGCGCCGGCAAGGGCCTGCTGATCGACTTCAACTACGACACCCAGCCGCTGCCGGGCACGTACCCGCTGGCCGGCGTCGGGCCCCTCGCCCTCCTGAAGGAGAGCCGCCTGAACCACATCGGGAAGCTGGCGTTCCGCTGGATCTACTGGCACATGCTGCTGCCCGGTCGACGCCTTCCGGTCCCGGCGCTCATGTCGATGCGCGGAAAGCTTCCCGCTCCCGAGATCCCCCAGACCACCGGCGAGACGTTCGCCCAGCCCCAGAAGGAGCGCACCCCGTGA
- a CDS encoding TusE/DsrC/DsvC family sulfur relay protein — translation MSTATIVGREIHVNDEGFMTDHTEWTEDVARALAANIGIELTDAHWQVLRFVRQDYDAEGESPTLRRVANIGGVPTKQLFALFPKKPAKKMSYIAGVPKPVGCV, via the coding sequence GTGAGCACCGCAACGATCGTCGGCCGCGAGATCCACGTCAACGACGAGGGTTTCATGACCGACCACACCGAATGGACCGAGGACGTCGCTCGTGCGCTGGCCGCCAACATCGGCATCGAGCTGACCGACGCCCACTGGCAGGTCCTCCGTTTCGTCCGGCAGGACTACGACGCAGAGGGCGAGAGCCCCACCCTGCGCCGCGTCGCCAACATCGGCGGCGTGCCGACCAAGCAGCTGTTCGCCCTGTTCCCCAAGAAGCCCGCCAAGAAGATGTCCTACATCGCCGGGGTCCCCAAGCCCGTCGGCTGTGTCTGA
- a CDS encoding Fur family transcriptional regulator yields the protein MLSDPTASLRTHGLQVTAQRLAVLRAVDSCPHITANGVAEAVRHEIGTISRQSVYDTLAVLVDNGMIRRIQPAGSATRYEGRVGDNHHHLVCRSCDRVVDVDCAVGEAPCLTPDDEHGFALDEAEVVYWGLCGDCRHVAS from the coding sequence GTGCTCAGCGACCCGACGGCGTCCCTCCGGACGCATGGACTCCAGGTCACTGCCCAACGCCTGGCGGTGCTCCGAGCGGTCGACTCCTGCCCGCACATCACCGCCAACGGCGTGGCCGAGGCCGTCCGCCACGAGATCGGGACCATCTCCCGCCAGTCGGTGTACGACACCCTTGCCGTGCTCGTCGACAACGGGATGATCCGGCGCATCCAGCCGGCCGGGTCGGCCACCCGTTACGAGGGTCGGGTCGGGGACAACCACCACCACCTCGTGTGTCGCAGCTGCGACCGCGTGGTGGACGTCGACTGCGCCGTGGGGGAGGCCCCCTGCCTGACCCCCGACGACGAACACGGCTTCGCGCTCGACGAAGCCGAGGTCGTCTACTGGGGCCTCTGTGGCGACTGCCGACACGTCGCGAGCTGA
- the katG gene encoding catalase/peroxidase HPI: protein MTESKKNSPEWGSLTSGEFQSNEKWWPNALNLRILHQHHPDSTPLGVEFDYRSNLENVDIDELTRDVDALMTDSQSWWPADWGHYGPFFIRMSWHAAGTYRVSDGRGGGGTGAQRYAPLNSWPDNGNLDKARRLLLPIKQKYGKAISWADLFVFAGNRALETMGFRTAGFAFGREDIWAPEDDIYWGPENEWLSTNDDRYTGSFEDGNRLLDNPLAAVQMGLIYVNPEGPNGIPDAQKSAQDIRETFGRMAMNDEETVALVVGGHTFGKMHGASKPEFHGPEPEAAGFADQGLGWANSHETGLGEYTLTSGLEGAWTPTPTTWDNSYLETLFGHEWELVESPAGAKQWEPKSVREGFMVPDAHVEGRENKPVMSTADMAMLADPTYLEIATRFRENPAVLADAFAKAWFKLLHRDMGPAERYVGPQVPDETFVWQDNVPAHEGPMIGDAEIAELKSTILGSGLTTAQLVKAAWASASTYRTTDFRGGANGARIRLSPMSEWDANVTSGVNQVIAKLEEIQQAFNGKGGPQVSLADLIVLGGSAAVEAAAKAAGHDFTVPFTPGRTDADQESTDIESFQWLEPKADGFRNYQQKQGGIPSEHLLIDKAFMLNLTAPEMTALVGGLRVLGANVGDEGYGVFTDRPGQLTNDFFVNLVDMGTKWHSIGEAEDVFEGVDRETGAPKWKATRVDLVFGANSQLRAIAEEYAAAGGDELMLDAFIRGWVKVMENDRFDLV from the coding sequence ATGACCGAGAGCAAGAAGAACAGCCCCGAGTGGGGCTCGCTCACCTCCGGTGAGTTCCAGTCCAACGAGAAGTGGTGGCCCAACGCGCTGAACCTGCGCATCCTCCACCAGCACCACCCGGACTCCACGCCCCTCGGCGTCGAGTTCGACTACCGGTCGAACCTGGAGAACGTCGACATCGACGAGCTCACCAGGGACGTCGACGCGCTGATGACGGACTCGCAGTCGTGGTGGCCTGCGGACTGGGGTCACTACGGCCCGTTCTTCATCCGCATGTCCTGGCACGCCGCAGGGACCTACCGGGTCAGCGACGGTCGCGGTGGCGGGGGCACCGGTGCCCAGCGCTACGCCCCGCTGAACTCCTGGCCCGACAACGGCAACCTCGACAAGGCCCGTCGCCTGCTGCTGCCGATCAAGCAGAAGTACGGCAAGGCCATCTCCTGGGCCGACCTGTTCGTCTTCGCCGGCAACCGTGCGCTGGAGACCATGGGCTTCCGCACCGCCGGGTTCGCCTTCGGTCGCGAGGACATCTGGGCGCCCGAGGACGACATCTACTGGGGTCCCGAGAACGAGTGGCTGTCGACCAACGACGACCGCTACACCGGCAGCTTCGAGGACGGCAACCGCCTGCTCGACAACCCGCTGGCCGCCGTCCAGATGGGCCTGATCTACGTCAACCCCGAGGGCCCCAACGGGATCCCGGACGCGCAGAAGTCCGCCCAGGACATCCGCGAGACGTTCGGCCGCATGGCGATGAACGACGAGGAGACCGTCGCGCTGGTCGTCGGTGGCCACACCTTCGGCAAGATGCACGGCGCGTCCAAGCCGGAGTTCCACGGGCCCGAGCCCGAGGCCGCCGGCTTCGCCGACCAGGGGCTCGGCTGGGCCAACTCCCACGAGACCGGCCTCGGCGAGTACACGCTGACCTCCGGCCTGGAGGGTGCATGGACCCCGACGCCGACCACGTGGGACAACAGCTACCTCGAGACGCTGTTCGGTCACGAGTGGGAGCTCGTGGAGTCCCCCGCCGGCGCCAAGCAGTGGGAGCCAAAGTCGGTGCGCGAGGGCTTCATGGTCCCCGACGCCCACGTCGAGGGTCGTGAGAACAAGCCGGTGATGTCTACCGCCGACATGGCGATGCTGGCCGACCCCACCTACCTGGAGATCGCCACCCGCTTCCGCGAGAACCCCGCCGTGCTGGCGGACGCCTTCGCCAAGGCGTGGTTCAAGCTGCTGCACCGCGACATGGGCCCGGCCGAGCGCTACGTCGGTCCGCAGGTGCCCGACGAGACCTTCGTGTGGCAGGACAACGTGCCGGCCCACGAGGGCCCGATGATCGGCGACGCCGAGATCGCGGAGCTCAAGTCGACCATCCTGGGCAGCGGCCTGACCACCGCCCAGCTCGTGAAGGCCGCGTGGGCGTCGGCCTCGACCTATCGCACCACCGACTTCCGGGGCGGCGCCAACGGTGCCCGCATCCGCCTGTCGCCGATGTCGGAGTGGGACGCCAACGTCACCTCCGGCGTCAACCAGGTCATCGCGAAGCTGGAGGAGATCCAGCAGGCCTTCAACGGCAAGGGTGGCCCCCAGGTCTCCCTGGCCGACCTCATCGTGCTCGGTGGCTCGGCTGCCGTCGAGGCGGCGGCGAAGGCTGCCGGCCACGACTTCACCGTGCCGTTCACGCCGGGTCGCACCGACGCGGACCAGGAGTCGACCGACATCGAGTCCTTCCAGTGGCTCGAGCCGAAGGCCGACGGGTTCCGCAACTACCAGCAGAAGCAGGGTGGCATCCCCAGCGAGCACCTGCTGATCGACAAGGCGTTCATGCTGAACCTGACCGCGCCGGAGATGACCGCCCTCGTGGGTGGCCTGCGCGTGCTGGGCGCCAACGTTGGCGACGAGGGCTACGGCGTCTTCACCGACCGTCCGGGCCAGCTGACCAACGACTTCTTCGTCAACCTGGTCGACATGGGCACCAAGTGGCACTCCATCGGTGAGGCCGAGGACGTCTTCGAGGGCGTCGACCGCGAGACCGGCGCGCCGAAGTGGAAGGCCACCCGCGTGGACCTCGTCTTCGGTGCCAACAGCCAGCTCCGCGCCATCGCGGAGGAGTACGCGGCCGCCGGCGGCGACGAGCTGATGCTCGACGCCTTCATCCGTGGCTGGGTCAAGGTCATGGAGAACGACCGGTTCGACCTGGTCTGA